From a single Planctellipticum variicoloris genomic region:
- the cpaB gene encoding Flp pilus assembly protein CpaB yields the protein MARLSPGTLAVTVFAILLGLAGAFVVRQQLQKPEALALMPTTAPKIQKVLIPIAAGEIAAGHQMAMNDIMVRSLTPEEFAKSEYRNKAYMPNSTQIIGRTLRQSIKPGDVFSPEMFYSDGHGPGIADLLKPGYRAVTVPVENIGAVMGFARPGSFVDVLFRSEASGKRPEITLTLLDMIEVLAIDKTIEPGRIVTLGQNNTNMGTVTLAVTPPQAKALKVIEGRGQLSLSLRNPDDPANIIPVSKTNQRLVLNDILGLPDDAEPHQMEVYKGGQKSVVVFENSTRTDVRDEILPGFISTPVAGNPDAQGIEPVSVQRVISIPDSRAGGS from the coding sequence GTGGCTCGACTCAGTCCAGGCACGCTGGCGGTAACGGTGTTCGCAATTCTCCTCGGCCTGGCCGGCGCGTTCGTCGTCCGGCAGCAGCTTCAGAAGCCAGAAGCGCTGGCCCTGATGCCGACGACCGCGCCGAAGATCCAGAAGGTTCTCATCCCCATCGCCGCTGGCGAGATCGCCGCCGGCCACCAGATGGCGATGAACGACATCATGGTGCGGTCGCTGACCCCCGAAGAATTCGCCAAAAGCGAGTATCGAAACAAGGCATACATGCCGAATTCGACGCAGATCATCGGCCGCACGCTCCGCCAGTCGATCAAGCCCGGCGACGTCTTTTCGCCGGAAATGTTCTACTCGGATGGCCACGGACCGGGAATCGCCGATCTGCTCAAGCCGGGATACCGTGCCGTGACGGTTCCGGTCGAGAACATCGGCGCAGTGATGGGCTTCGCCCGGCCGGGATCGTTCGTGGACGTGCTGTTCCGCTCGGAAGCTTCGGGCAAGCGTCCGGAAATCACGTTGACGCTGCTCGACATGATCGAAGTCCTCGCGATCGACAAAACGATCGAACCGGGCCGCATCGTCACCCTCGGACAGAACAACACGAACATGGGAACGGTCACGCTGGCAGTGACTCCCCCCCAGGCCAAAGCCCTGAAAGTGATCGAAGGCCGCGGCCAGCTCAGCCTGTCGCTGCGGAACCCGGACGATCCGGCGAACATCATCCCGGTCAGCAAGACCAACCAGCGGCTGGTGCTGAATGACATCCTCGGGTTGCCGGATGATGCCGAACCGCATCAGATGGAAGTCTACAAGGGGGGCCAGAAGTCCGTGGTGGTCTTCGAAAACTCGACCCGTACCGATGTGCGGGACGAAATTCTCCCAGGCTTCATCAGCACCCCGGTTGCGGGCAACCCGGATGCTCAAGGAATCGAGCCGGTCAGCGTCCAGCGGGTGATTTCGATCCCCGACAGCCGCGCAGGCGGCTCGTGA
- a CDS encoding Flp family type IVb pilin, translating into MSLFARFMKEEAGFVVSSELVLIATIVVIGLIAGLTTLRDQVLQEIADVADAISEVNQSYSYSGVTSHTGSTAGSVFVDTEDFCDVDGNSNLGAGVAAQCITLTIPATAE; encoded by the coding sequence ATGTCTCTGTTCGCTCGTTTCATGAAGGAAGAGGCCGGTTTCGTGGTCTCGTCCGAGCTCGTTCTGATCGCCACCATCGTCGTCATCGGCCTCATCGCCGGTCTGACCACCCTGCGTGACCAGGTCCTGCAGGAAATCGCCGACGTCGCCGACGCGATCTCGGAAGTTAACCAGTCCTACAGCTACTCCGGCGTCACCAGCCACACCGGCAGCACCGCCGGCTCGGTCTTCGTCGATACCGAAGACTTCTGCGACGTCGACGGCAACAGCAACCTCGGAGCCGGCGTCGCCGCTCAGTGCATCACCCTGACGATTCCCGCCACCGCCGAATAA
- the nadD gene encoding nicotinate-nucleotide adenylyltransferase: MARIGIYGGTFDPIHIGHLILAEQCREQCELDEVWFVPAAQSPFKSPAEQTPAEQRYGLISVAIAVHPDFRVSRCEIDRSGPSWTVDTLEILHAENPGRELFLLMGADSLESFPQWRQPERIAELATIVGVNRGDRPLPELSPLGKLAERVRIVKMPGIDISATDIRERVRTGRSIRYLVPAAVERRIIFEGIYRATAD; this comes from the coding sequence GTGGCGCGAATTGGCATCTATGGCGGAACGTTCGATCCGATTCACATCGGCCATCTGATTCTGGCCGAGCAGTGCCGGGAGCAGTGCGAACTCGACGAAGTCTGGTTCGTGCCGGCGGCGCAGTCGCCGTTCAAGTCGCCCGCGGAGCAAACGCCGGCGGAACAACGATATGGACTCATTTCCGTGGCAATCGCGGTCCACCCTGACTTCCGGGTGTCGCGGTGTGAAATCGATCGTAGCGGTCCTTCATGGACGGTCGACACGCTGGAGATTCTGCATGCCGAGAACCCGGGGCGGGAGCTGTTTCTGCTGATGGGAGCCGATTCGCTCGAGAGTTTTCCACAGTGGCGTCAACCCGAACGGATTGCTGAACTGGCAACGATTGTCGGCGTGAATCGCGGCGACCGGCCATTGCCGGAGCTGTCGCCGCTGGGGAAGCTGGCCGAACGGGTGCGGATCGTGAAGATGCCCGGAATCGACATTTCCGCCACGGACATTCGGGAGCGAGTCCGGACGGGCCGCTCGATCCGATATCTCGTGCCGGCGGCGGTGGAGCGACGGATTATTTTTGAGGGGATCTATCGCGCCACTGCAGACTGA
- a CDS encoding cytochrome b N-terminal domain-containing protein — MINKLSAWFDERTGWCTAWGRFLEYSIPGGPRWRYTWGAMLAFTFFLEAVTGLLLWAAYSPGTQTAWESTFFIQHELTLGWLIRGVHHYAAHTLMVLLGLHFLQLIVYRVYLQPREVNFWVGLAMLQVVMLIFLTGFLLPWDQYGYHGSVARNKILGTAPFVGQPALTVAQGGKIMGNQTLTRFFALHAGLLPAIAIGLLVVYSRLVFRHGLAVGEKTRSEPAVRYWPDQALRDGLACLGVLAIVVGLTAWVGAPLWGPANNVDSFGAARPEWEFLFLFRFLKMEFIQKHGVEVGAVYIPTLIAGVIVLMPFIGRSRAGHIFNLSFLGVLLAGMGYLSFIAVKEDAADLEYQAAYHEAEREGHRAVELASALGIPGGGAMELVQHDPLFMGPKLFARRCANCHRLDGKNGLGADVWKVTFNPDHSKNFAVDPATAADLGGFGSREWMLKVLTDYDATFEPLKNATHNGKNVGERFLTGDMASWCKDNAEVLKQPANAASVKALVEFLAAQSGRKDLQPYDAALVAAGREVFASATLASGSLSSACIDCHGMHVAGEETALSENSGAGAPTLTGYGGRKWLIDFLKQPGHADFYGDNNAMPSFEQSMSPQEIELLVDWMLGDYYRPEASPSKAE; from the coding sequence GTGATCAACAAGCTGTCCGCCTGGTTCGATGAACGCACCGGCTGGTGCACCGCGTGGGGCCGGTTTCTGGAGTATTCGATCCCGGGCGGGCCGCGCTGGCGCTACACCTGGGGCGCCATGCTCGCCTTCACCTTCTTCCTGGAGGCGGTGACCGGCCTGCTGCTCTGGGCTGCCTACAGCCCCGGCACGCAGACCGCCTGGGAAAGCACGTTCTTCATTCAGCACGAACTGACGCTCGGCTGGCTGATCCGCGGCGTGCACCACTACGCCGCCCACACGCTCATGGTCCTGCTGGGACTCCACTTCCTCCAGCTCATTGTGTACCGGGTTTATCTGCAGCCGCGGGAAGTCAACTTCTGGGTCGGCCTGGCGATGCTGCAAGTCGTGATGCTGATCTTCCTGACGGGCTTTCTGCTGCCGTGGGACCAGTACGGATATCACGGTTCTGTCGCCCGCAACAAGATCCTGGGAACCGCTCCTTTCGTCGGACAGCCTGCGCTGACCGTGGCGCAGGGTGGCAAGATCATGGGCAATCAGACCCTGACCCGGTTCTTCGCGCTGCACGCGGGACTCCTGCCGGCGATTGCGATCGGGTTGCTCGTCGTCTACTCCAGGCTCGTGTTCCGGCACGGTCTGGCGGTCGGCGAGAAGACCAGATCCGAGCCGGCCGTCCGCTACTGGCCGGATCAGGCTCTGCGAGACGGCTTGGCCTGCCTCGGAGTTCTGGCAATCGTGGTCGGGCTGACGGCCTGGGTTGGCGCCCCCTTGTGGGGCCCCGCCAACAACGTCGACTCCTTCGGTGCAGCCCGTCCCGAGTGGGAATTCTTGTTTCTGTTCCGCTTCCTGAAGATGGAGTTCATCCAGAAGCACGGCGTGGAGGTGGGGGCCGTCTACATCCCGACGCTGATCGCGGGCGTGATTGTGCTGATGCCGTTCATCGGCCGCAGCCGGGCGGGACACATTTTCAATCTGTCGTTCCTGGGCGTGCTGCTGGCGGGAATGGGCTACCTCTCCTTCATCGCGGTGAAAGAAGACGCGGCTGATCTGGAATACCAGGCGGCGTATCACGAGGCCGAGCGGGAGGGCCACCGGGCGGTCGAACTGGCGTCGGCGCTGGGAATTCCCGGCGGCGGGGCGATGGAGTTGGTGCAGCACGATCCGCTGTTCATGGGGCCGAAGCTGTTCGCCAGGCGGTGCGCGAATTGCCATCGCCTGGACGGCAAGAACGGCCTGGGGGCCGACGTTTGGAAAGTGACTTTCAACCCGGATCATTCCAAGAACTTTGCCGTGGATCCGGCGACGGCGGCGGATCTGGGAGGGTTCGGCTCGCGCGAATGGATGTTGAAAGTCCTGACCGACTACGACGCGACGTTTGAACCGCTCAAGAACGCCACGCACAACGGAAAGAACGTGGGCGAGCGTTTCCTGACCGGAGACATGGCGAGCTGGTGCAAAGACAACGCAGAAGTCCTCAAGCAGCCCGCAAACGCCGCCAGTGTCAAAGCCCTGGTTGAATTTCTGGCAGCCCAGAGCGGCCGGAAGGACCTGCAGCCCTATGACGCGGCGCTCGTCGCCGCCGGGCGTGAAGTCTTTGCGTCCGCGACTCTGGCGTCCGGATCGTTGTCGTCGGCATGCATCGATTGCCACGGTATGCATGTGGCCGGCGAAGAAACGGCCCTGAGCGAGAATTCCGGAGCCGGAGCCCCCACGCTGACCGGCTATGGCGGTCGGAAGTGGCTGATCGACTTCCTGAAGCAGCCGGGGCACGCCGACTTCTATGGTGACAACAACGCCATGCCGAGCTTCGAGCAATCGATGTCGCCGCAGGAGATCGAACTGCTCGTCGACTGGATGCTCGGCGACTATTACCGTCCAGAGGCCTCGCCGTCGAAGGCGGAGTAG
- a CDS encoding ubiquinol-cytochrome c reductase iron-sulfur subunit — MSDPLDAAEATPRRGFLKSLATLAIVGTAVLSPFAAGLAFFLDPLLKRREPFRGAENGFLYVANVSQLPASGEPVHFALRADRVDAWNIFRNRTIGSVYLRLMGPGIVLALNDICPHLGCKIELKPADKTFLCPCHGAHFKLDGEQITHIAPRSMDTLLVDVRKDGGVWVKYQEFEGGKTQKVEL; from the coding sequence ATGTCTGATCCGCTGGATGCCGCGGAGGCCACTCCGCGTCGCGGCTTCCTCAAGTCGTTGGCCACGCTGGCCATCGTGGGAACCGCCGTTCTGTCTCCGTTCGCCGCCGGACTGGCGTTCTTCCTGGATCCGCTGCTGAAGCGACGCGAGCCGTTCCGCGGCGCTGAGAACGGTTTTCTGTACGTCGCGAATGTCTCGCAGCTCCCGGCTTCGGGAGAACCGGTCCATTTTGCGCTGCGGGCCGATCGTGTGGATGCTTGGAACATCTTTCGAAATCGGACTATTGGATCTGTTTATCTGAGACTGATGGGGCCGGGGATCGTGCTGGCGCTGAACGACATCTGCCCGCATCTCGGCTGCAAGATCGAGCTCAAGCCTGCGGACAAAACCTTCCTCTGCCCGTGTCACGGAGCGCATTTCAAGCTCGACGGCGAACAGATCACCCACATCGCTCCGCGCAGTATGGACACCCTGCTCGTCGACGTACGCAAAGATGGCGGCGTCTGGGTGAAGTATCAGGAATTCGAGGGCGGCAAGACCCAGAAGGTGGAACTGTGA
- a CDS encoding CpaF family protein: MSPMSSRTLQVSPETEGANIDPDELKFQRLKVAIHEKLVDSLDLSMLAQVRQDQLEREVRLVAEDIVREEAPQLTGPMRERMLDELYDEVFGLGPLEALMRDDRVCDILVNKPYEVYVERYGRLEPSNVIFADDAHLLRIIQRVVSRVGRRIDEVSPMVDARLPDGSRVNAVIPPLALDGATLSIRRFGARPLGVEDLVDNQTIVRDMTEFLAAAVEARISLLISGGTGSGKTTLLNALAQYIPADERLITIEDSAELKLKHKHVVRMETRPPNTEGTGEITQRSLVRNSLRMRPDRIVVGEIRGAEALDMLQAMNTGHEGSLTTIHANDTRDALARLELMVAMAGYELPIPVVRQYIATGIGLVVHLARLKGGPRRVMRVSEIVGIRDGGLLVEDIFGYEQTGVNDLGVAQGEFFVTGYRPACLGRLRAAGVRLPDEMFDKRRIPVR, from the coding sequence ATGTCTCCCATGAGCTCTCGCACGCTGCAGGTCTCCCCGGAAACGGAAGGCGCCAACATCGACCCGGACGAACTCAAGTTCCAGCGGTTGAAGGTCGCCATCCACGAGAAACTGGTGGACTCGCTCGACCTGTCGATGCTCGCCCAGGTCCGCCAGGATCAGCTCGAACGGGAAGTCCGGCTGGTCGCCGAGGACATCGTCCGGGAAGAAGCCCCGCAACTGACCGGGCCGATGCGCGAGCGAATGCTCGACGAGCTTTATGACGAAGTCTTCGGACTCGGCCCGCTGGAAGCGCTGATGCGCGACGACCGCGTGTGCGACATCCTGGTCAACAAGCCTTACGAAGTGTATGTCGAACGATACGGCCGGCTCGAACCGTCGAACGTCATCTTCGCCGATGACGCCCACCTGCTGCGGATCATCCAGCGGGTCGTCTCGCGCGTCGGTCGCCGGATCGATGAAGTCAGCCCGATGGTCGACGCCCGCCTGCCCGACGGCAGCCGCGTCAACGCCGTCATTCCGCCCCTGGCTCTGGATGGCGCCACCCTCTCGATTCGCCGGTTCGGCGCCCGACCGCTCGGGGTCGAAGACCTGGTCGACAATCAGACCATCGTGCGCGACATGACCGAGTTCCTCGCGGCGGCCGTCGAGGCGCGGATCAGCCTGCTGATCTCCGGCGGCACGGGCTCCGGCAAGACGACGCTGCTGAACGCTCTGGCCCAGTACATCCCCGCGGACGAACGGCTGATCACCATCGAGGACTCCGCCGAACTGAAATTGAAGCACAAACATGTCGTGCGGATGGAAACGCGCCCGCCCAATACGGAAGGAACCGGCGAAATCACCCAGCGCTCGCTGGTTCGCAACAGCCTGCGAATGCGCCCCGACCGAATCGTTGTCGGGGAAATCCGCGGCGCGGAAGCGCTCGACATGCTCCAGGCGATGAATACCGGTCACGAAGGCTCGCTGACAACCATTCACGCCAACGATACTCGCGATGCGCTCGCCCGACTGGAACTGATGGTCGCGATGGCGGGCTACGAACTCCCCATTCCCGTCGTCCGTCAGTACATCGCCACCGGCATCGGACTGGTCGTCCACCTGGCCCGGCTCAAAGGGGGACCGCGACGCGTGATGCGCGTTTCCGAGATCGTCGGCATCCGCGACGGCGGACTCCTCGTCGAAGACATCTTCGGCTACGAACAGACCGGCGTGAACGATCTGGGCGTCGCCCAGGGCGAGTTCTTCGTCACCGGCTATCGCCCGGCCTGTCTCGGACGGCTGCGGGCCGCGGGCGTCCGGCTGCCGGACGAAATGTTCGACAAGCGCCGCATTCCCGTCCGCT
- a CDS encoding YkgJ family cysteine cluster protein: MRLELPTLQNWSCHNCAGCCRQHLIEVTEEERQRIVSQDWTPADGVPADRPVLVWHAGPPWKKRYRLGHRSDGGCVFLNEQGLCRIHAKFGEAAKPLPCRIYPYAFHPAGGRLAVSLRFSCPSVTANRGAAVAAQRPELTELATLAVPQGAENLPAPRLTRSEQVGWDDFQQFVTALDESFADPTAPLQLRLLRILTWTGIVEQSHFATVQGQQLQEFLGIIRQAAAVEHARFPMAVEPSRVARLDFRILAAAYTRKDTVDQLNSGWGGRYRLLRAILRFLRGTGELPAMQEDLPAVRFEALEGPMGRLTPGVEELFERYFRVKTQGLHFCGRGFYDAPFTEGVASLVLMFPITLWLARWVAAGKGRTQPSDDDVNLALNLADHNHGFSGLLGQGHMQTRVRRLAQTGGLASLCTWYARPT, encoded by the coding sequence ATGCGCCTCGAACTTCCCACGCTGCAGAACTGGAGCTGTCACAATTGTGCCGGTTGCTGCAGACAGCACCTGATCGAAGTGACCGAGGAAGAGCGGCAGCGGATCGTATCGCAGGACTGGACGCCGGCGGACGGGGTCCCCGCCGATCGGCCGGTGCTGGTCTGGCATGCCGGACCGCCCTGGAAGAAACGCTACCGGCTGGGGCATCGATCGGATGGCGGGTGCGTCTTTCTGAACGAACAGGGCCTGTGCCGGATTCATGCAAAGTTCGGTGAAGCGGCCAAGCCGCTCCCTTGCCGGATCTATCCATACGCCTTCCACCCGGCGGGGGGACGTCTCGCAGTGAGTCTGCGGTTCAGTTGCCCTTCTGTGACTGCCAATCGGGGCGCTGCGGTCGCGGCGCAGCGCCCGGAATTGACCGAACTGGCGACGCTGGCCGTTCCCCAAGGGGCTGAGAATCTGCCGGCGCCGCGACTGACGCGAAGCGAGCAGGTTGGTTGGGACGACTTTCAACAGTTCGTGACGGCGCTGGACGAGTCATTTGCCGATCCGACGGCTCCGTTGCAATTGCGTCTGCTGCGAATTCTGACGTGGACCGGAATTGTCGAGCAGTCGCACTTCGCGACGGTCCAGGGGCAGCAACTGCAGGAATTCCTGGGAATCATTCGACAGGCCGCGGCGGTCGAACATGCACGGTTTCCAATGGCTGTGGAGCCCTCGCGCGTCGCCAGGCTGGACTTCCGGATCCTGGCCGCGGCCTACACCCGGAAGGATACGGTCGATCAATTGAACTCGGGCTGGGGGGGACGCTACCGGCTGTTGCGGGCGATTTTGCGGTTTCTCCGCGGAACGGGAGAGCTGCCGGCCATGCAGGAGGACTTGCCCGCAGTCCGCTTCGAGGCGCTTGAGGGGCCGATGGGCCGGCTGACTCCAGGAGTGGAGGAACTGTTCGAGCGGTATTTCCGGGTGAAGACCCAGGGACTGCACTTCTGCGGTCGCGGCTTTTACGACGCACCGTTTACGGAAGGGGTGGCGAGTCTGGTTTTGATGTTCCCCATCACGCTCTGGCTGGCCCGCTGGGTGGCGGCGGGGAAGGGGCGTACTCAACCCAGCGACGACGATGTGAATCTCGCACTGAATCTTGCGGATCACAATCACGGATTCTCGGGACTGCTCGGCCAGGGGCACATGCAAACCCGTGTCCGACGACTGGCTCAGACAGGCGGGCTGGCGTCGCTGTGCACGTGGTATGCACGCCCGACGTAG
- the holA gene encoding DNA polymerase III subunit delta, translating to MHGTEFLRQPPAEIPAIVVLSGGQRHLKTNVLQQLRTAAIGDDESSLSRFTGKDVDLQTITDELRTVSMWGDRRLVQIDDAEDFVTKNRAGLEKYAEKPSKKAVLVLDVKSWPKNTRLAKQLAKTNSEIECSKLEGAALIKWLQETARTTYGKTLAREAGPLLIELVGEDLGLFDQELSKLASYIGEREKIEEADVRTLVGGWRTETTWAMTDAARDGDLNAAFAALGQLLTAGEAAPKLVGGINYVFRKYAHGTENSRRMPLDEGLRAAGVFPRDVGIVTGYLKRIGRAKAERILGRLLATDSGLKGGSRLPDRMQLELLLLQLSGRGD from the coding sequence ATGCATGGGACGGAGTTCCTGCGGCAGCCCCCGGCGGAGATTCCGGCCATCGTGGTGCTGTCCGGCGGGCAGCGGCATCTGAAGACGAACGTCCTGCAGCAACTGCGGACAGCGGCGATCGGGGACGACGAGTCGTCGCTGAGCCGGTTTACAGGCAAAGACGTCGATCTGCAGACGATTACCGACGAGTTGCGGACTGTCTCGATGTGGGGCGACCGCCGGCTGGTGCAGATCGACGACGCGGAGGACTTCGTCACGAAGAACCGCGCGGGTCTGGAGAAGTACGCCGAGAAGCCGTCGAAGAAGGCGGTGCTGGTTCTGGACGTGAAGTCGTGGCCGAAGAACACCCGGCTGGCGAAACAGCTCGCGAAGACGAACAGCGAGATCGAGTGCAGCAAGCTGGAGGGGGCGGCCCTGATCAAGTGGCTGCAGGAGACGGCCCGCACGACTTATGGCAAAACGCTGGCCCGCGAGGCGGGGCCGCTGCTGATCGAGCTGGTGGGGGAAGATCTGGGGCTGTTCGACCAGGAATTGTCGAAGCTGGCGTCTTACATCGGCGAGCGGGAGAAGATCGAAGAGGCCGACGTCCGGACGCTGGTCGGCGGCTGGCGGACTGAGACGACGTGGGCGATGACCGACGCCGCTCGCGACGGGGATCTGAATGCGGCGTTCGCGGCTCTTGGGCAGTTGCTGACCGCGGGTGAAGCGGCTCCTAAGCTGGTGGGGGGCATCAATTACGTCTTCCGGAAGTATGCCCACGGCACGGAAAATTCCCGGCGAATGCCGCTCGACGAGGGGCTCCGGGCGGCGGGCGTCTTTCCGCGGGATGTGGGGATTGTGACCGGCTACCTCAAGCGGATCGGCCGGGCGAAGGCCGAGCGGATTCTGGGCCGGCTGCTGGCCACCGACAGCGGGCTCAAAGGGGGGAGCCGGTTGCCGGACCGGATGCAGCTCGAGTTGCTGCTCCTGCAGTTGTCGGGACGCGGAGATTGA
- a CDS encoding ABC transporter ATP-binding protein: MSDIAPLLEIDGLKTCFRTDGSVVKAVDGLALKIRPGQTLGLVGESGSGKSVTSLSIMRLLPDVGASIEGGSISFLGRNLVQLPIAEMRKLRGRDISMIFQEPGTSLNPVYRVGWQVMEAIRLHQKVSVEEARARAIELFREVGIPEADRRIDSFPHEMSGGQKQRVMIAMALSCNPKLLIADEPTTALDVTIQAQILDLIRRLRDERGMAVLFITHDLGVIAEIADEVAVMYRGKLVEYKPVVELFRNPEHPYTRGLLACRPRLEATRRRLPTVADYMESSTGPDGELLIVEKTLGPERLAEIEGRGRGRLLHPESELKAGGIEWKPADDPAGTALVPEGTPPLLDVRDLQVYYPIRKGFFRHVAGFVKAVDGISFKVYKGQTLGLVGESGCGKTTTGRALMRLTAITGGDVTFDGLRWSSLRGRELRSHRRRMQIVFQDPYSSLNPRMTVETMLTEAMAVHRLGASARDRRDRAASLLHEVGLLSEHLDRYPHEFSGGQRQRLCIARSLAVEPEFLICDESVSALDVSVQAQVLNLLKDLQEERGLTYIFISHDLGVVKFMSDMMAVMNAGKIVEFGPSDRIYANPANEYTRQLIASIPQASLAAIERRQSDRVEMAVRRR; the protein is encoded by the coding sequence ATGAGCGACATTGCGCCGCTGTTAGAGATCGACGGACTCAAGACCTGCTTTCGCACGGACGGGAGCGTCGTCAAAGCCGTTGACGGTCTGGCGCTGAAGATTCGCCCCGGACAGACGCTAGGCCTGGTGGGCGAGTCCGGGTCGGGCAAGTCAGTCACGTCGCTGTCGATCATGCGGTTGCTGCCGGACGTCGGCGCGTCGATCGAAGGGGGCAGCATCTCCTTTCTCGGACGAAATCTCGTCCAGTTGCCGATCGCCGAGATGCGCAAACTCCGCGGCCGCGACATCAGCATGATCTTCCAGGAGCCTGGGACGTCGCTGAACCCGGTCTATCGCGTCGGCTGGCAGGTCATGGAAGCCATCCGGCTGCACCAGAAGGTCTCGGTCGAAGAAGCTCGCGCACGGGCGATCGAACTGTTTCGGGAAGTCGGCATTCCCGAGGCCGACCGGCGGATCGACAGCTTCCCGCACGAAATGTCCGGCGGGCAGAAGCAGCGGGTCATGATCGCGATGGCCCTGAGCTGCAATCCGAAGCTGCTGATTGCGGATGAACCGACGACCGCCCTCGACGTGACAATTCAGGCCCAGATTCTCGACCTGATCCGCCGACTGCGGGATGAACGGGGCATGGCCGTGCTGTTCATCACGCACGACCTGGGGGTCATCGCGGAAATCGCGGACGAAGTGGCGGTGATGTACCGCGGAAAACTGGTCGAGTACAAACCGGTCGTGGAGCTGTTCCGAAATCCGGAACATCCCTACACCCGCGGATTGCTCGCGTGCCGACCGCGACTGGAAGCGACCCGCCGCCGATTGCCAACCGTTGCGGACTACATGGAAAGCTCGACCGGACCGGATGGCGAACTGCTGATCGTCGAAAAAACCCTCGGTCCCGAACGGCTGGCAGAAATCGAAGGCCGGGGGCGAGGCCGACTGCTCCACCCGGAGTCGGAACTGAAAGCAGGCGGCATCGAGTGGAAGCCGGCAGACGATCCGGCCGGGACCGCGTTGGTTCCCGAAGGGACGCCGCCGCTGCTCGACGTCCGCGATCTGCAGGTGTATTACCCGATCCGCAAGGGGTTTTTCCGACATGTGGCCGGTTTTGTGAAGGCTGTCGACGGGATCTCGTTCAAAGTCTACAAGGGCCAGACCCTCGGGCTGGTCGGCGAATCGGGCTGCGGCAAGACGACCACCGGCCGGGCTCTGATGCGGCTGACGGCGATCACCGGCGGAGACGTGACATTCGACGGACTCCGCTGGAGCTCGTTGCGAGGGAGGGAACTGCGGTCCCATCGCCGTCGGATGCAGATCGTGTTTCAAGATCCTTACAGTTCGCTGAATCCCCGCATGACCGTCGAAACCATGCTGACGGAAGCGATGGCGGTCCATCGGCTCGGTGCGTCGGCCCGCGACCGACGGGATCGGGCCGCCTCACTGCTGCACGAAGTCGGGCTCCTCTCCGAGCATCTGGACCGTTATCCCCACGAATTCAGCGGCGGGCAGCGCCAGCGCCTCTGCATCGCACGGTCGCTGGCCGTCGAGCCCGAGTTTCTGATCTGTGACGAATCGGTCTCGGCCCTGGACGTCTCCGTGCAGGCTCAGGTGCTCAATCTGTTAAAGGACCTGCAGGAAGAGCGAGGATTGACGTATATCTTCATCAGCCACGATCTGGGCGTGGTGAAGTTCATGTCGGACATGATGGCCGTGATGAACGCCGGGAAGATCGTCGAGTTTGGCCCCTCCGACCGGATCTACGCGAATCCGGCGAACGAGTACACGCGCCAGTTGATCGCGTCGATTCCGCAGGCCTCGCTCGCCGCGATTGAGCGCCGGCAGTCGGACCGGGTGGAAATGGCCGTCCGGAGACGCTGA